Proteins encoded by one window of Macaca fascicularis isolate 582-1 chromosome 10, T2T-MFA8v1.1:
- the LOC135965683 gene encoding uncharacterized protein: MRWAALVWAGVDPGCAFVDISFSRVWDGGWFISNPQRLTGTSGKAEARVSFPLLPRAGCGHSRRCSVFPPSSHHHGDRGLRLSLFSLLLFLLWELLQTRPQPPGPCQQQMLSGRARRPFAPQSLVLGQAREGKDEAATAVPRAAMPGQPPDRACLSPQTSRGKITAVSAGFTLQCPRGPSQAPP, encoded by the coding sequence ATGCGCTGGGCGGCTCTGGTTTGGGCAGGGGTGGATCCTGGTTGTGCATTCGTGGACATCAGCTTCTCTAGGGTTTGGGATGGAGGCTGGTTTATCTCAAACCCCCAACGCCTCACTGGGACCTCAGGCAAAGCAGAGGCTAGGGTCAGCTTTCCCTTGCTGCCCCGTGCAGGCTGCGGACACTCCAGGAGGTGCTCCGTTTTCCCACCCAGCAGTCACCATCATGGAGACAGAGGCCTGAGGCTCAGTCTTTTttccctgcttctcttcctcttgtGGGAATTACTGCAAACGAGACCACAGCCGCCTGGGCCTTGCCAACAGCAGATgctcagtggcagagccaggcgGCCCTTTGCTCCTCAAAGCCTTGTCCTAGGTCAGGCCCGGGAAGGAAAGGACGAGGCTGCGACTGCTGTCCCCAGGGCAGCCATGCCTGGGCAGCCCCCGGACAGAGCCTGTCTCAGCCCTCAGACTTCACGGGGCAAGATCACAGCCGTCTCAGCTGGTTTCACATTGCAGTGCCCCAGAGGCCCCTCCCAGGCCCCTCCCTGA